Proteins found in one Lutimonas zeaxanthinifaciens genomic segment:
- a CDS encoding SLC13 family permease, with translation MADSRTASMRYLKKFQHVVDIQQKIIYFLLSIIFAFVLTYWLNTPELDQAQIYVLFLLFLSIGLWVTEAVPPFAVGLLIFGFLVFALGGYYAEIDPDNASKYVAKYVETWSNSVIWLMLGGFVMAEAMQKVGLDKSLFKMTISKFGSKPRNVLLGIMLVTAIFSMIMSNTATTAMMIAAVIPFINTLDKDSPMSKALLIGIPAAASLGGMGTIIGSPPNAIAVDAMNNHGIEFGFLEWMIIGFPVAVILVFLFWSFLITRYVPKVSKIDLSFLDSLESNTNSRIFNIKRKIVSGVLLLTLTLWLTGNIHGIPASAVSLLPIMLLTMLGIVSGNDVRKLPWDTLMLVAGGLSLGLAIQETGLAEYYVSLLSNYDLNLYALMIVFSLLTVILSNFMSNTATTTILIPIAIILVSSNQVILPLVIGLSASAALFLPISTPPNAIAFSTGKLDQKDFRAGGFFAGLIGPAVIILMVLLISAVYTGN, from the coding sequence ATGGCTGATTCTAGGACCGCATCGATGCGGTATTTAAAAAAATTTCAACACGTTGTTGATATCCAGCAGAAAATCATCTATTTCCTTTTAAGTATCATTTTTGCCTTTGTACTGACTTATTGGCTGAACACACCTGAACTCGATCAAGCACAGATTTATGTGCTGTTTCTTTTATTTTTGTCAATTGGTTTGTGGGTTACGGAAGCTGTCCCCCCGTTTGCCGTGGGCTTGTTGATATTTGGATTTCTTGTCTTTGCCTTAGGTGGATATTATGCCGAAATAGATCCTGATAACGCCTCAAAATATGTTGCAAAATATGTTGAAACCTGGTCAAACAGTGTTATCTGGTTGATGCTGGGGGGGTTCGTCATGGCAGAGGCCATGCAAAAAGTAGGTCTTGACAAATCCCTTTTCAAAATGACCATATCCAAATTCGGAAGCAAACCAAGAAACGTATTACTGGGTATTATGCTGGTTACTGCCATATTTTCAATGATCATGTCGAACACCGCGACTACCGCCATGATGATTGCCGCAGTGATTCCGTTTATCAACACGCTTGACAAGGATTCTCCGATGTCAAAAGCGCTATTAATTGGTATTCCGGCTGCTGCTTCTTTAGGTGGTATGGGGACCATTATTGGTTCTCCCCCGAATGCAATCGCCGTAGATGCCATGAATAATCATGGAATAGAATTCGGATTTCTTGAATGGATGATCATTGGTTTCCCGGTTGCGGTAATTTTGGTGTTCTTATTCTGGAGTTTTTTGATAACGAGGTACGTCCCGAAAGTGTCTAAAATTGACCTGTCGTTTCTTGACAGCCTGGAATCAAACACGAACTCGAGAATATTTAACATAAAGCGAAAAATTGTATCAGGAGTACTCCTCCTAACATTAACCTTGTGGCTTACAGGGAACATTCACGGCATTCCTGCCTCGGCCGTTTCTTTATTGCCTATTATGCTGCTCACAATGCTTGGGATTGTATCGGGTAATGATGTCAGAAAGTTACCCTGGGATACACTTATGCTGGTTGCGGGTGGGTTGTCACTGGGACTGGCAATTCAGGAAACTGGATTGGCTGAATATTACGTTAGTTTACTCAGTAATTATGACTTGAATCTATATGCTTTGATGATCGTATTTTCTCTTCTAACAGTTATTCTGTCAAACTTTATGAGTAACACGGCCACTACAACCATTTTAATTCCTATTGCCATCATACTTGTGTCTTCAAACCAAGTAATTTTACCATTGGTTATAGGCCTAAGTGCTTCAGCGGCTCTGTTCCTTCCTATATCAACACCCCCAAATGCAATTGCATTTAGTACGGGTAAACTGGATCAAAAAGATTTCAGGGCAGGAGGATTTTTTGCCGGGCTCATTGGCCCTGCGGTGATTATTTTGATGGTATTATTAATAAGCGCTGTTTATACCGGAAATTAA
- a CDS encoding DUF368 domain-containing protein codes for MAENTRTLGDKILLFIKGVAMGAANKVPGVSGGLVAFVTGFYEELIYSLQKINRKAFKLLIDGRFKSFYQYVNGRFLLLVFAGSTFSYFSVSRVLDYLIQNFELYVWATFFGMILGSIYYVAKDFNDFSRANIISMAVGVAIGVSISFMSPAKENDNLWFVFLCGIIGVSGMTLPGLSGSFILILMGNYALLLVDAVNELYKTIQDVFTFKFDFIYDEVRMRYMKIIASFGLGSVFGLVVTSHILGYLLKRWHQIITALIIGFIGGSLGNVWPWKREVYKMEGGEYLYDSLDKKIVENYIRYIPDFSDFTTWMAIFYIILGIGILLAIDWYGQKNKRSVS; via the coding sequence ATGGCGGAGAATACAAGGACATTGGGAGATAAAATTCTACTCTTTATCAAGGGGGTTGCCATGGGAGCTGCGAATAAAGTTCCGGGGGTCTCAGGTGGACTGGTTGCTTTTGTTACAGGATTTTATGAAGAACTGATCTATTCCCTTCAGAAGATTAATAGAAAGGCTTTTAAACTTTTGATCGATGGGAGATTTAAGAGCTTTTATCAATATGTCAACGGAAGGTTTCTTTTATTGGTCTTTGCAGGATCTACCTTCAGTTATTTTTCGGTTTCAAGGGTTCTTGATTACCTGATTCAAAATTTCGAATTGTACGTCTGGGCTACGTTTTTTGGAATGATCCTGGGTTCAATTTATTATGTGGCAAAAGATTTTAATGATTTTTCACGTGCCAATATTATATCAATGGCGGTGGGTGTAGCGATCGGGGTATCTATAAGTTTTATGAGTCCTGCAAAAGAGAACGATAATTTATGGTTTGTTTTTTTATGCGGAATCATAGGCGTGTCAGGGATGACACTTCCAGGTTTGTCAGGGTCTTTTATTCTGATATTAATGGGGAATTACGCCCTGCTTCTGGTTGATGCCGTCAATGAACTTTACAAGACCATTCAGGATGTTTTCACTTTTAAATTTGACTTCATTTATGACGAAGTAAGAATGCGATATATGAAAATTATTGCGAGTTTTGGTTTGGGTTCTGTTTTTGGGTTGGTTGTCACCTCGCACATTCTTGGATATCTCCTTAAACGATGGCACCAGATCATTACGGCTTTGATCATCGGTTTCATAGGAGGGTCCCTGGGGAACGTATGGCCCTGGAAAAGAGAAGTCTACAAAATGGAGGGTGGTGAATACCTCTATGACAGTCTCGATAAGAAAATCGTGGAAAACTATATCCGATATATTCCGGACTTTTCTGACTTCACCACCTGGATGGCCATATTTTATATCATATTAGGTATTGGTATTCTTCTCGCAATAGACTGGTATGGACAGAAAAATAAAAGATCGGTTTCCTGA